In Streptomyces chartreusis, the following proteins share a genomic window:
- a CDS encoding DUF742 domain-containing protein, translated as MSALAREVGGDDPAGRLVRPFTLTGGRTRPSRSDFTLITTVTAVDPPPERAPRPQPEQVRILRRCARPIAVAELAAHLDLPVSVVAIMLCDLLEAGLITVHPPHPVTPRTPDLDLLQKVREGLGRL; from the coding sequence ATGTCGGCCCTGGCGCGTGAGGTGGGCGGAGACGATCCGGCGGGCCGGCTGGTCCGTCCCTTCACGCTGACCGGGGGGCGGACCAGGCCCAGCCGCAGCGACTTCACCCTGATCACGACCGTGACGGCGGTGGATCCGCCGCCGGAGCGGGCACCTCGTCCACAGCCCGAGCAGGTGCGGATCCTGCGGCGCTGCGCCCGGCCGATCGCCGTGGCGGAGCTCGCGGCCCATCTGGACCTGCCGGTGAGCGTGGTCGCCATCATGCTCTGCGATCTGCTGGAGGCGGGCCTGATCACCGTTCACCCCCCGCATCCCGTCACCCCCCGTACCCCGGACCTGGACCTGTTGCAGAAAGTGAGGGAGGGCCTTGGCCGGCTCTGA
- a CDS encoding sensor histidine kinase, protein MSPRTGPRRRLGSIRLSLILLALVPSVTLAAIWSVTTIQMFSEGLGLRSQTGLSKSTGAMGTEATLALQRERSYSAVWLATRQDSARTGLDEQRGRTDKAVAKLLAQSDEIQRAPARVKDRLYSVVASVSSLEYYRGQVDNPSDISAVQALGQYTSIIDDQIHAFQELSQVDDGDLTSQAGPLVSLEHAAELMSREDALLTLASPTRRMDEKEWTEFAELVNTRRWLVEDQILPSLTGPAKAETERILAGAQWRTLEQVEDRVLAARASAGKDGTIAVPDSQKEWRAALTGVTEEYSVLIKQQTTGLLQRSGDEARGLLIKAASLSAGGLIALLLCVGMSWRITRSLSRRLHGLREATLGLAQERLPDVVARLERGEKVDVELATPPLDYGRDELGQVAKAFNTAQRTAVHTAVELADTRRGFQKIILGIARQSQNLVNLQLTKLDALERTHQDPDVLKGLYELDSTASQLRRYEENLVIISGERPGRTWSEPVALIDILRSAVGEVAEYRRVEVQTDEEVHLAPPAVADVIHLLAELIENATLYSPAPAPVGVRAAMVAKGLAVEVEDRGLGMSEEEYAAFNAQLAEPPQFDVVALADDLRLGMFVIAQLSRRHGITVTLRSSPYGGTTAIVLIPHDVVVRDLPAPDREEVEHTGAAEPEEPVREARPVVQARTETAADPEAGARRDGLSPLPRRVPQTSLAAELREESAPAEHNGHDEDFTAEQAASSLAGFQRGTLRARDDDGAGAPDEPGAGDQLVPAARRARDDATPDEPPAAGSAASPAAAPTSSTPPADRS, encoded by the coding sequence ATGTCTCCACGGACAGGTCCCCGGCGCCGCCTCGGCTCCATCCGTCTCTCCCTGATCCTGCTGGCGCTGGTGCCCAGCGTCACGCTCGCCGCCATCTGGAGCGTGACGACGATCCAGATGTTCTCGGAGGGCCTGGGGCTGCGGTCCCAGACCGGGCTGAGCAAGTCGACGGGGGCCATGGGCACCGAGGCCACGCTCGCCCTCCAGCGGGAGCGCAGCTACTCCGCCGTATGGCTCGCCACGCGGCAGGACTCGGCCCGCACGGGGCTGGACGAACAGCGCGGCAGGACCGACAAGGCGGTCGCCAAGCTCCTCGCGCAGTCGGACGAGATCCAGCGGGCGCCCGCCCGTGTGAAGGACCGGCTGTACTCGGTCGTCGCGTCCGTGAGCAGCCTGGAGTACTACCGGGGCCAGGTGGACAACCCCTCCGACATCTCCGCCGTACAGGCGCTGGGGCAGTACACGTCGATCATCGACGACCAGATCCACGCCTTCCAGGAGCTCTCCCAGGTCGACGACGGGGACCTCACCTCGCAGGCCGGTCCGCTCGTCTCGCTGGAGCACGCGGCGGAACTGATGTCCCGTGAGGACGCGCTGCTGACGCTGGCCTCGCCGACGCGACGGATGGACGAGAAGGAGTGGACCGAGTTCGCGGAGCTGGTGAACACCCGGCGCTGGCTCGTCGAGGACCAGATCCTGCCCTCGCTCACCGGGCCCGCCAAGGCGGAGACGGAACGGATCCTGGCCGGTGCGCAGTGGCGGACCCTGGAGCAGGTCGAGGACCGGGTGCTCGCGGCGCGCGCGTCGGCGGGCAAGGACGGGACCATCGCCGTCCCGGACTCCCAGAAGGAGTGGCGGGCCGCGCTGACCGGGGTCACCGAGGAGTACTCGGTGCTGATCAAGCAGCAGACGACCGGACTGCTCCAGCGCAGCGGCGACGAGGCGCGCGGACTGCTGATCAAGGCCGCGTCGCTGAGCGCGGGCGGGCTGATCGCGCTGCTGCTGTGCGTGGGGATGTCGTGGCGGATCACCCGCTCGCTGTCCCGGCGGCTGCACGGCCTGCGCGAGGCCACCCTGGGGCTCGCCCAGGAGCGGCTGCCCGACGTGGTGGCCCGGCTGGAGCGGGGCGAGAAGGTCGACGTGGAGCTGGCGACACCGCCGCTGGACTACGGCCGTGACGAACTCGGGCAGGTGGCGAAGGCGTTCAACACCGCGCAGCGCACCGCCGTGCACACCGCCGTCGAACTCGCCGACACCCGGCGCGGCTTCCAGAAGATCATCCTGGGCATCGCCCGGCAGAGCCAGAACCTGGTCAACCTCCAGCTCACGAAGCTGGACGCGCTGGAGCGCACGCACCAGGACCCCGACGTCCTCAAGGGCCTGTACGAACTCGACTCCACCGCCAGCCAGCTGCGCCGCTACGAGGAGAACCTCGTCATCATCAGCGGTGAGCGGCCGGGCCGGACCTGGAGCGAGCCGGTAGCGCTGATCGACATCCTGCGCAGCGCGGTCGGCGAGGTCGCCGAGTACCGGCGGGTGGAGGTGCAGACCGACGAGGAGGTGCATCTCGCGCCGCCCGCGGTGGCCGACGTCATCCATCTGCTGGCCGAGCTCATCGAGAACGCCACGCTGTACTCCCCCGCCCCGGCGCCGGTCGGCGTGCGGGCCGCGATGGTGGCCAAGGGGCTGGCCGTGGAGGTCGAGGACCGCGGCCTCGGCATGTCCGAGGAGGAGTACGCGGCGTTCAACGCCCAGTTGGCCGAGCCGCCGCAGTTCGACGTGGTGGCGCTCGCCGACGACCTCCGGCTCGGCATGTTCGTGATCGCCCAGCTCTCGCGGCGGCACGGCATCACGGTCACGCTGCGCTCCTCGCCGTACGGCGGTACGACGGCGATCGTGCTGATCCCGCACGACGTCGTGGTGCGGGACCTGCCGGCGCCGGACCGGGAAGAGGTCGAGCACACCGGGGCCGCCGAGCCGGAGGAGCCCGTACGGGAGGCCCGTCCCGTCGTGCAGGCCCGTACCGAGACCGCCGCGGATCCAGAGGCCGGCGCGCGCCGGGACGGCCTCTCGCCGCTGCCGCGCCGGGTGCCGCAGACCAGCCTGGCGGCCGAGCTGCGCGAGGAGTCGGCGCCGGCCGAACACAACGGCCACGACGAGGACTTCACCGCCGAGCAGGCCGCCTCCTCCCTGGCCGGCTTCCAGCGCGGCACGCTCCGGGCCCGCGACGACGACGGCGCGGGGGCGCCGGACGAGCCCGGGGCCGGGGACCAGCTGGTCCCGGCCGCGCGTCGGGCGCGTGACGACGCCACCCCCGACGAGCCGCCCGCGGCCGGGTCCGCCGCCTCCCCGGCCGCCGCTCCCACGTCCTCCACCCCGCCCGCCGACCGCTCATGA
- a CDS encoding GTP-binding protein: protein MAGSDTTVQADAPPDTVKILIAGGFGVGKTTMVGSVSEIAPLRTEESLTIASLGVDDLDGIEQKRATTVALDFGRITISRELVLYLFGTPGQQRFWFMWNDLAIGALGAVVLIDVRRPQSSFAAIDFFERREIPFVVGVNGFHGEHPYPAEEIRESLALPEHVRVLLCDARERESCRDVLIALIDQLIAQARQAN from the coding sequence TTGGCCGGCTCTGACACCACCGTGCAGGCGGACGCGCCGCCCGACACGGTCAAGATCCTCATAGCCGGCGGCTTCGGCGTCGGGAAGACGACCATGGTCGGCTCGGTCAGCGAGATCGCCCCGCTGCGCACCGAGGAGTCCCTGACCATCGCGAGTCTGGGCGTCGACGACCTCGACGGCATCGAGCAGAAACGCGCGACGACCGTGGCCCTGGACTTCGGCCGGATCACCATCAGCCGGGAGCTGGTGCTGTATCTGTTCGGTACGCCCGGGCAGCAGCGGTTCTGGTTCATGTGGAACGACCTGGCGATCGGCGCGCTCGGCGCCGTCGTCCTGATCGACGTGCGGCGGCCGCAGTCCAGCTTCGCGGCGATCGACTTCTTCGAGCGCCGCGAGATCCCCTTCGTCGTCGGTGTGAACGGCTTCCACGGCGAACACCCCTACCCGGCCGAGGAGATCAGGGAGTCCCTCGCGCTGCCGGAGCACGTACGGGTGCTGCTGTGCGACGCGCGGGAGCGGGAGTCCTGCCGGGACGTGCTGATCGCCCTGATCGACCAGCTGATCGCGCAGGCCCGTCAGGCGAACTGA
- a CDS encoding ABC transporter permease, translated as MDTLLYLVRRFLQALAVILIVTIVVFCLLHALPGGPARGILGPQATAQQIAAFNHEQGLDRPLPVQYVYYLRELAQGDLGTSYTLNEAVSRLIEQRLPKTLVLTLLSALAGLLLAVPLGMWQAVRRNRPADYVITTLSFVAYSTPVYFLGLILVLVFTQTLRWFPSQAPQGDTLAQVFADPAALVLPVVTGAASMVAVFSRYMRAATLENLSEDYVRTARAGGAGQYAVLFRHVFRNSLTPVVAMLGYYVPVLFGGALVVEQLFNYPGMGLLFWSAAQSSDYPVLLGCVLVISVATVVGTLLADVVQRVVDPRVKEGRV; from the coding sequence ATGGACACGCTCCTGTATCTCGTCCGCCGGTTCCTCCAGGCCCTCGCGGTGATCCTGATCGTCACGATCGTGGTCTTCTGCCTGCTGCACGCGCTGCCCGGAGGACCCGCACGCGGGATCCTCGGCCCGCAGGCCACGGCCCAGCAGATCGCCGCGTTCAACCACGAGCAGGGGCTCGATCGGCCGCTGCCCGTCCAGTACGTCTACTACCTGCGCGAGTTGGCGCAGGGTGACCTCGGGACGTCGTACACGCTCAACGAGGCGGTCTCCCGGCTGATCGAGCAACGGCTGCCGAAGACGCTGGTGCTGACCCTGCTGTCCGCGCTGGCGGGGCTGCTGCTGGCTGTTCCGCTCGGGATGTGGCAGGCGGTGCGGCGCAACAGGCCGGCCGACTACGTCATCACCACGCTGAGCTTCGTGGCGTACTCGACGCCGGTGTACTTCCTCGGTCTGATCCTGGTGCTGGTCTTCACGCAGACCCTGCGCTGGTTCCCCTCCCAGGCGCCCCAGGGGGACACCCTGGCGCAGGTGTTCGCGGATCCGGCGGCCCTCGTGCTGCCGGTGGTGACGGGCGCCGCGTCGATGGTGGCCGTGTTCAGCCGGTACATGCGGGCGGCGACGCTGGAGAACCTGTCCGAGGACTATGTGCGCACGGCGCGCGCCGGCGGTGCCGGGCAGTACGCGGTCCTGTTCCGGCATGTGTTCCGCAACTCCCTGACGCCGGTGGTGGCGATGCTCGGGTACTACGTGCCGGTGCTGTTCGGTGGGGCGTTGGTGGTCGAGCAGCTCTTCAACTACCCCGGGATGGGGCTGCTGTTCTGGTCCGCCGCGCAGTCGTCCGACTATCCGGTGCTGCTGGGGTGCGTGCTCGTCATCTCCGTGGCGACGGTGGTGGGGACGCTGCTCGCGGATGTGGTGCAGCGGGTTGTTGATCCTCGGGTGAAGGAGGGGCGGGTGTGA
- a CDS encoding substrate-binding domain-containing protein — protein sequence MKTPPPSPARVRVAVLPAAACLLLAGCSAVGGSDDASGADTAGGARLKITLITHGGEGDAFWELVQKGAQVAAAKDNVELTYAADDEPASQAELMRDAIRQKVDGIAVTLAKPTAMAGPVAEARAAGIPVIGLNSGIDEWKSAGLLEYFGQDESVAGRAVGDKLDDLRAKHALCVIHERGNVALEARCAGVKKAFGGETENLYVDGTDMDAVTATVGARLTQNPDIDEVVMNGAQFALAAVKSVDQSRSKAHVATFDLNKDLVKAVQDGDVQFAVDQQPYLQGYLAVDSLWLYRTNGNTLGGGEAPVLTGPAFVTKANVASVANFADNGTR from the coding sequence ATGAAGACTCCACCCCCCTCCCCCGCCCGCGTTCGCGTCGCCGTCCTCCCGGCCGCCGCCTGCCTGCTGCTGGCGGGCTGCTCCGCCGTCGGCGGGTCCGACGACGCGTCCGGCGCGGACACGGCGGGCGGCGCACGGCTGAAGATCACCCTGATCACGCACGGCGGCGAGGGCGACGCCTTCTGGGAGCTGGTGCAGAAGGGTGCGCAGGTCGCGGCCGCCAAGGACAACGTCGAGCTGACCTACGCCGCCGACGACGAACCGGCGAGCCAGGCCGAGCTGATGCGGGACGCGATCCGGCAGAAGGTCGACGGCATCGCGGTGACCCTCGCCAAGCCGACGGCGATGGCGGGTCCGGTCGCCGAGGCCCGGGCGGCCGGCATACCCGTGATCGGCCTCAACTCAGGTATAGACGAGTGGAAGTCCGCCGGACTCCTCGAGTACTTCGGCCAGGACGAGAGCGTCGCCGGCCGCGCCGTCGGCGACAAGCTGGACGACCTCAGGGCCAAGCACGCGCTGTGTGTGATCCACGAGCGCGGCAACGTCGCCCTGGAGGCGCGCTGCGCGGGCGTGAAGAAGGCGTTCGGCGGCGAGACGGAGAACCTCTACGTGGACGGCACCGACATGGACGCGGTGACGGCGACCGTCGGGGCCCGGCTGACGCAGAACCCGGACATCGACGAAGTGGTCATGAACGGCGCCCAGTTCGCGCTGGCCGCGGTGAAGTCGGTCGACCAGTCCCGCTCCAAGGCCCACGTCGCGACCTTCGACCTCAACAAGGACCTGGTCAAGGCGGTCCAGGACGGGGACGTGCAGTTCGCGGTGGATCAACAGCCCTATCTCCAGGGCTATCTCGCGGTGGACTCGCTCTGGCTCTACCGCACCAACGGAAACACCCTCGGCGGCGGCGAGGCGCCGGTGCTGACCGGGCCGGCCTTCGTCACGAAGGCGAACGTCGCCTCGGTCGCGAATTTCGCCGACAACGGAACCCGCTGA
- a CDS encoding M81 family metallopeptidase — protein sequence MPQPRPVVAIAGLGIESSTFSPARTEAPAFHPLRGQDVLTRYPFLAPGEPLREAADWRGALVGKALPGGTVTAAAYAELSTELIDRLRDLGPLDGLWFDIHGAMTVEGLDDAEADLLTRIREVIGPDTLVSTSMDLHGNVSRPLVHHSDLITCYRMAPHEDAMETKERAARNLVDLLAGGAPRPVKAWVPVPVLLAGEQTSTRIEPARSVYAAVAEVAAADGVTDAAVWVGYAWADEPRNRAAVVVTGPDEAAVAAGAERLARGFWDARHDFAFVAPTGTLDDCLDEALAAGARRPYFISDTGDNPTAGGAGDVTWGLQHVLARPEFKDPAGPVVVYASLPGPSAVDAAVRAGVGAMVTVTAGAEVDGRHAGPLTMTGVVHSVRHGDRDAETEAVLRVGSVHVILTRLRKPYHLERDFTELELDPRAADVVIVKIGYLEPELFAMAAGWKMALTPGGVDQDLVRLGHRRIHRPMFPFDPAMPDPDLTARIVAPANRPPAQFA from the coding sequence ATGCCCCAGCCCCGTCCCGTCGTCGCGATCGCCGGCCTCGGCATCGAGTCGTCGACCTTCTCCCCGGCCCGCACCGAGGCCCCCGCCTTCCACCCGCTGCGCGGACAGGACGTCCTCACCCGCTACCCGTTCCTGGCCCCGGGAGAGCCGCTGCGGGAAGCCGCCGACTGGCGCGGGGCACTGGTCGGCAAGGCGCTGCCCGGCGGCACGGTGACGGCCGCCGCGTACGCCGAGCTTTCGACGGAACTCATCGACCGGCTCCGGGACCTGGGGCCCCTCGACGGCCTCTGGTTCGACATCCACGGCGCGATGACCGTCGAGGGACTCGACGACGCCGAGGCCGACCTGCTCACCCGCATCCGCGAGGTGATCGGCCCCGACACCCTCGTGTCGACCTCCATGGACCTGCACGGCAACGTCTCCCGCCCGCTCGTCCACCACAGCGACCTGATCACCTGCTACCGCATGGCCCCGCACGAGGACGCCATGGAGACGAAGGAGCGGGCCGCCCGCAACCTCGTGGACCTCCTGGCCGGCGGCGCGCCCCGCCCGGTCAAGGCGTGGGTGCCGGTGCCGGTGCTGCTGGCCGGGGAGCAGACGTCCACCCGTATCGAACCGGCGAGGAGCGTGTACGCGGCCGTGGCCGAGGTGGCGGCGGCCGACGGCGTGACCGACGCCGCCGTCTGGGTCGGGTACGCCTGGGCGGACGAGCCGCGCAACCGTGCCGCGGTCGTGGTCACCGGACCCGACGAGGCCGCCGTCGCCGCGGGCGCCGAGCGGCTCGCCCGCGGATTCTGGGACGCCCGGCACGACTTCGCCTTCGTCGCCCCCACCGGCACCCTCGACGACTGTCTCGACGAGGCCCTCGCCGCCGGCGCCCGGCGCCCGTACTTCATCAGCGACACCGGCGACAATCCGACGGCGGGCGGCGCGGGGGACGTCACATGGGGACTCCAACACGTCCTCGCCCGGCCGGAGTTCAAGGACCCCGCCGGCCCGGTCGTCGTCTACGCCTCCCTGCCGGGGCCGTCCGCGGTCGACGCGGCGGTGCGGGCCGGCGTCGGCGCGATGGTCACCGTCACCGCCGGAGCCGAGGTGGACGGCCGGCACGCCGGGCCGCTCACCATGACCGGCGTGGTCCACTCGGTCCGGCACGGCGACCGGGACGCGGAGACCGAGGCCGTGCTGCGGGTCGGGAGCGTGCACGTGATCCTGACCCGGCTGCGCAAGCCGTACCACCTCGAACGCGACTTCACGGAGCTGGAGTTGGACCCGCGCGCCGCCGATGTCGTGATCGTGAAGATCGGCTATCTGGAGCCCGAGCTCTTCGCCATGGCCGCCGGCTGGAAGATGGCCCTCACCCCGGGCGGTGTCGACCAGGACCTGGTGCGGCTCGGCCACCGGCGCATCCACCGGCCCATGTTCCCCTTCGACCCGGCGATGCCCGACCCGGACCTCACGGCCCGGATCGTCGCGCCCGCGAACCGGCCGCCGGCTCAGTTCGCCTGA
- a CDS encoding peptide ABC transporter substrate-binding protein — MSPARTRLLAGAAALSAGTLLLAGCSGSSGASSGSRDSINYALPANFTPNWILPIGTAAHLNTNNISIANTLWEPLIAYDGSTGEIGWNKAGSVATAADFAPGNRSVRITLGDRHWSDGKPITSGDVQFWFDLIKANKKEWAGYNPGQAPDNWTSFEAEDDRHFTITFDKAYNPQWMLANELSSITPLPRHVWDRGGDARQVWKDLNDAAKNIAGYEKNALWKTISGPYAVKSYSTAGKVVLTANKKYDGGEKPAVPTVNLLPFTTAEAEKNALRSGTVDYGYIEATDLDQKDSFTAQGYEVKPWSGWAITYMPYNFNNPAMGAVFKQLYARQAVQRSIDQKSLAEVVFNGTAVAGYGPVPQGQASDFVSRAQKDNPYPFSTTAARELLTGHGWTERGGVMTCTDPGTGADRCGAGVAEGTKFEMRVLSQSGSTVTDNMMSAIQSSLAKTGIKFTIKTAPVNSVLAQTPQCEADQPLCKWQLSFFGTAGSWYFPAFPTGDSLFQSGGGSNFGNYSDPAVDKLISASTTSSSTKAVQDYSAALAEDLPVIWLPEPVYQISVVRKGLGGFAQDSLANFHPAQWKWTG, encoded by the coding sequence ATGTCCCCTGCTCGCACAAGACTCCTCGCCGGTGCCGCGGCCCTGTCCGCCGGCACGCTGCTGCTCGCGGGCTGCTCCGGGAGCAGCGGCGCGTCGTCCGGATCACGCGACTCCATCAACTACGCGCTGCCCGCGAACTTCACGCCGAACTGGATCCTGCCGATCGGTACCGCGGCGCATCTGAACACCAACAACATCTCCATCGCGAACACGCTGTGGGAGCCGCTCATCGCCTACGACGGCTCCACCGGCGAGATCGGCTGGAACAAAGCCGGTTCGGTCGCCACCGCCGCCGACTTCGCGCCCGGCAACAGAAGCGTGCGGATCACCCTGGGCGACCGGCACTGGAGCGACGGCAAGCCGATCACCTCCGGTGACGTCCAATTCTGGTTCGACCTGATCAAGGCGAACAAGAAGGAGTGGGCGGGATACAACCCCGGTCAGGCGCCGGACAACTGGACCTCCTTCGAGGCCGAGGACGACCGCCACTTCACGATCACCTTCGACAAGGCCTACAACCCGCAGTGGATGCTGGCCAACGAGCTGAGCTCCATCACCCCGCTCCCCCGGCACGTCTGGGACAGGGGCGGCGACGCGAGGCAGGTGTGGAAGGACCTCAACGACGCCGCGAAGAACATCGCCGGCTACGAGAAGAACGCGCTGTGGAAGACCATCAGCGGGCCGTACGCGGTCAAGTCGTACTCGACGGCCGGCAAGGTCGTGCTCACCGCCAACAAGAAGTACGACGGCGGTGAGAAGCCGGCCGTCCCGACGGTGAACCTGCTCCCCTTCACCACGGCGGAGGCCGAGAAGAACGCCCTGCGCTCCGGCACGGTCGACTACGGCTACATCGAGGCGACCGACCTCGATCAGAAGGACAGCTTCACCGCGCAGGGGTACGAGGTGAAGCCGTGGTCCGGCTGGGCGATCACCTACATGCCGTACAACTTCAACAACCCGGCGATGGGCGCCGTGTTCAAGCAGCTGTACGCCCGTCAGGCCGTCCAGCGTTCCATCGACCAGAAATCTCTCGCCGAGGTCGTCTTCAACGGCACGGCGGTCGCGGGCTACGGCCCGGTCCCGCAGGGACAGGCGTCCGACTTCGTCTCGCGGGCGCAGAAGGACAACCCTTACCCGTTCTCCACGACGGCCGCCCGGGAGCTGCTGACCGGCCACGGCTGGACCGAGCGCGGCGGGGTCATGACCTGTACGGACCCCGGTACCGGAGCCGACCGGTGCGGTGCGGGAGTCGCCGAGGGCACGAAGTTCGAGATGCGGGTGCTGTCGCAGTCCGGGTCCACGGTCACCGACAACATGATGAGCGCGATCCAGTCCTCGCTGGCGAAGACCGGCATCAAGTTCACGATCAAGACCGCGCCCGTCAACTCCGTGCTGGCGCAGACCCCGCAGTGCGAGGCGGACCAGCCGCTCTGCAAGTGGCAGTTGTCGTTCTTCGGCACGGCGGGCAGCTGGTACTTCCCCGCCTTCCCGACCGGTGACTCGCTGTTCCAGTCCGGCGGCGGCTCGAACTTCGGCAACTACTCCGACCCGGCGGTCGACAAGCTCATCTCCGCCTCCACGACGTCGAGTTCGACGAAGGCCGTGCAGGACTACAGCGCCGCCCTCGCCGAGGACCTGCCGGTGATCTGGCTGCCGGAGCCCGTCTATCAGATCTCGGTCGTCCGCAAGGGCCTCGGCGGCTTCGCCCAGGACTCGCTCGCCAACTTCCACCCGGCGCAGTGGAAGTGGACCGGCTGA
- a CDS encoding roadblock/LC7 domain-containing protein, whose translation MTRPTPATDTQLDQLLTGLVERVADVNHAVVLSEDGLVVSKSIGFLRDDAERLAATASGLMSLSKGVSMDFRGGPVRQALIEMANSYLILTSAGPGAHLVVLTNQGADVGVVAYQMNMLVKKIGEHLSAAPRAHVGPGA comes from the coding sequence ATGACACGCCCCACTCCAGCCACGGACACCCAGCTCGACCAGTTGCTCACCGGACTCGTGGAGCGGGTCGCCGACGTCAACCACGCGGTGGTGCTCTCCGAGGACGGCCTGGTGGTGAGCAAGTCGATCGGGTTCCTGCGCGACGACGCCGAGCGGCTGGCGGCGACCGCGTCCGGCCTGATGAGCCTCAGCAAGGGCGTCAGCATGGACTTCCGGGGCGGGCCGGTGCGCCAGGCGCTGATCGAGATGGCCAACAGCTATCTGATCCTCACCTCCGCCGGCCCCGGCGCCCACCTGGTCGTGCTGACCAACCAGGGCGCGGACGTCGGGGTGGTGGCGTACCAGATGAACATGCTGGTGAAGAAGATCGGCGAGCACCTCTCGGCGGCACCGCGGGCCCATGTCGGCCCTGGCGCGTGA
- a CDS encoding ROK family transcriptional regulator, with protein sequence MTEKSGSLTRRILELLASGQASTRTELSELLGAAPSTVSFAVGKLLDYGLVTEEGTLSSNGGRPRKVLRLGGGDGYAVAAELGGKHAHVGIVHSGGGLADVSTVPFATADGPEASLPGLVETLQGLADRHGRELLRGVGLCLPGPVDVEAGLVTLPARMPGWNRFPVRDWLQERFGVPVAIENDANCMAVGEHSVRPAAQRQAIMVKAGTGIGAGVIADGRLYRGGSGAAGEITHVRVEAAHDIPCSCGNTGCLETVASGAALVRILCERGLEVTSTEDVVRLAGDADPEATRAVRQAGRYLGTVLAPNVNFFNPDAVYLGGILSTLEPFVAAVRSQLYEGCHPLVTEHLVIERAGLGADAGLVGAGQFALQRALAHALHTATGAHP encoded by the coding sequence ATGACTGAAAAAAGTGGGTCGTTGACCCGGCGCATCCTCGAACTCCTCGCCTCCGGGCAGGCGTCCACCCGCACGGAACTGTCCGAACTGCTCGGCGCCGCGCCGTCGACGGTGTCGTTCGCGGTGGGCAAGCTGCTGGACTACGGCCTGGTCACCGAGGAGGGCACCCTGTCGTCGAACGGCGGCAGGCCGCGCAAGGTCCTCCGGCTCGGCGGCGGCGACGGATACGCCGTGGCGGCCGAACTCGGCGGCAAGCACGCCCATGTCGGCATCGTGCACTCCGGAGGCGGTCTCGCCGACGTCTCCACGGTGCCGTTCGCGACGGCCGACGGCCCCGAGGCCTCCCTGCCCGGCCTGGTCGAGACCCTCCAGGGCCTCGCCGACCGGCACGGCCGGGAACTCCTCAGAGGCGTCGGCCTGTGTCTGCCGGGACCGGTCGACGTCGAGGCGGGCCTGGTGACGCTGCCCGCCCGCATGCCCGGCTGGAACCGCTTCCCCGTACGGGACTGGCTCCAGGAGCGGTTCGGGGTCCCGGTGGCCATCGAGAACGACGCCAACTGCATGGCCGTCGGCGAGCACAGTGTCCGCCCCGCCGCGCAACGCCAGGCGATCATGGTCAAGGCGGGCACCGGCATAGGCGCCGGCGTCATCGCCGACGGCCGCCTCTACCGGGGCGGTTCGGGCGCGGCGGGCGAGATCACCCACGTCCGCGTCGAGGCCGCCCACGACATCCCCTGCTCCTGCGGCAACACCGGATGCCTGGAGACGGTCGCCTCGGGCGCGGCGCTGGTCCGCATCCTGTGCGAGCGCGGCCTGGAGGTGACGTCGACCGAGGACGTCGTACGTCTCGCCGGTGACGCCGACCCCGAGGCCACCCGCGCGGTCCGGCAGGCCGGCCGCTATCTGGGCACGGTGCTCGCCCCCAACGTGAACTTCTTCAATCCGGACGCGGTGTACCTCGGCGGCATCCTCTCCACGCTGGAGCCCTTCGTCGCCGCCGTGCGCAGCCAGTTGTACGAGGGCTGCCACCCCCTGGTCACCGAGCACCTGGTCATCGAGCGGGCCGGCCTCGGCGCCGACGCCGGCCTGGTCGGCGCGGGCCAGTTCGCGCTCCAGCGGGCCCTCGCCCACGCCCTGCACACGGCGACCGGCGCCCACCCCTGA